The following proteins are co-located in the Acidicapsa acidisoli genome:
- a CDS encoding WD40 domain-containing protein, with amino-acid sequence MRFAIFHQPVIRRAISITMACAMIAPIGAVLVNCNALEVRAMASTPSYSAEIAPILQKNCAGCHSSTEHKSGLILDSYNSLMKGGRHGKVILAHDAKDSRLFQMIQGTIDPQMPLESEPLSSAQIAILKAWIEAGAPGPVNSASTQPLTPQTAPDIHPDVKVVSPVTAARFSPDASVLAVGGYEAVRLIEPATGKLLATLSGQTDSVRSIAFSPDGKLIAASSGTPQSEGEIDIWDLQSHQLIKTMHGHKDCIYSITWSPDGKLIASGSYDKLVKLWDVATGKEIRSLQDHIDAVFAVAFSPDGKHLASASQDRTVKIWDVATGRRLYTLSDASDGLTSIAYSKAGDQLAAGGYDKTIYIWRLAGENGHLSQSLIADADSLLAMLWSPDSKMIITASSDRSIRFRDAATLDPVGVIDKQSDWVQALDISADGRWLAAGRYDGTLSLYDVKSYQELRPPMLVFDPRLPPMPNQVKEVTGK; translated from the coding sequence ATGAGATTTGCAATATTCCACCAACCCGTCATCCGTAGAGCCATCTCAATCACGATGGCCTGCGCGATGATCGCGCCGATTGGAGCAGTCTTAGTTAACTGCAACGCTCTCGAAGTCCGCGCGATGGCATCAACGCCGAGTTACAGTGCGGAGATTGCTCCCATTTTGCAGAAGAACTGCGCCGGATGCCATTCAAGCACGGAACACAAGAGCGGACTCATTCTGGACAGTTATAACTCGTTGATGAAAGGCGGTAGACACGGAAAGGTCATCCTTGCGCACGACGCAAAGGATAGCCGCTTGTTTCAGATGATCCAGGGTACGATCGATCCGCAGATGCCTCTTGAGAGCGAACCGCTTTCGAGTGCGCAAATTGCTATTCTCAAGGCGTGGATCGAGGCCGGCGCACCCGGTCCTGTCAATAGCGCATCAACCCAGCCGCTTACACCTCAAACCGCCCCTGATATTCATCCCGACGTCAAGGTAGTTTCTCCTGTGACAGCCGCAAGGTTCTCGCCCGATGCCAGCGTGCTGGCCGTTGGGGGATACGAGGCAGTCCGTCTCATCGAACCAGCTACGGGCAAACTGCTCGCAACGCTCTCTGGCCAGACCGATTCTGTCCGCTCGATAGCGTTCAGTCCCGACGGCAAACTGATTGCCGCCTCCAGTGGAACACCACAAAGCGAAGGAGAGATCGACATCTGGGATCTACAGTCCCATCAGCTTATCAAGACCATGCATGGCCACAAAGATTGCATTTACTCAATTACATGGAGTCCCGATGGAAAGCTGATTGCCTCTGGAAGTTACGACAAGCTTGTGAAGTTATGGGACGTCGCGACGGGCAAGGAAATTCGCAGCTTGCAGGATCATATCGACGCTGTCTTTGCGGTTGCCTTCAGTCCCGACGGCAAGCATTTGGCATCCGCTTCGCAGGACAGGACGGTAAAGATCTGGGACGTCGCAACGGGACGGCGTTTATATACACTCAGTGATGCATCGGACGGCCTCACCAGCATTGCTTACTCCAAAGCAGGCGATCAGTTAGCTGCCGGTGGCTACGACAAAACCATTTACATCTGGCGACTGGCGGGGGAGAATGGTCACCTTAGTCAGTCGCTGATCGCAGACGCGGACAGTCTGCTCGCGATGCTCTGGTCACCGGACAGCAAGATGATCATCACCGCCTCATCCGACAGGTCGATCCGTTTCCGCGACGCCGCAACGCTCGACCCAGTCGGAGTAATCGATAAGCAATCCGATTGGGTACAAGCGCTTGACATCAGCGCCGATGGAAGATGGCTTGCCGCAGGCCGCTACGACGGCACACTCAGCTTGTATGACGTAAAGAGTTACCAGGAATTACGGCCACCGATGCTGGTATTTGATCCTCGTCTGCCGCCCATGCCGAACCAAGTCAAGGAGGTTACCGGGAAATGA
- a CDS encoding DUF1549 domain-containing protein, protein MQSKYLQKFLPVVAFVAMLGGIPAPRSALASAPGQAAAVRVPNDAPFHPAGTLKPEATTTDNTAPPPKPVTSLATLTRIEILPASVVISGPRNGQRLLVEGTFADGHQEDLTSRSTFTISDSKVANVDKDRSVDPQADGQATITASLAGHRATAPLTVKDYRTASTWSFRNDVLPVMTKMGCNSGPCHGAAAGKNGFKLTLRGYDPVVDYYTLTHQANARRTDRIEPAHSLILLKPTLTIPHGGGRRFDVNSPEYKVIAGWLAQGMPAPLESDPRVTEIRVLPAEASLRIGAEQQLIVTAVFSDGHTADVTRWSKFDSGDEGVASVDGNGHVIMRGYGEAPVTVWYQSHVTFSRLRIPFPRRLEQVVFTKAPRHNFIDDAILKHLAILHIPPSPPASDAEFLRRAYLDAAGILPTPSEADAFLKDASPDKRNKLIDALLKLPEFVDYWAYKWSDLLLVSSNHLSSDEMWSYYNWIRESVANDTPWNKFAAQIVTATGNTLQNGAANYWLIHRDPLDTSENMAQAFMGINISCAHCHNHPLAKWTQKDYYGMANLFARVRLKTFAPSGFRTAVGPLFNNVTVYSAPTGEFMDDRLMIPLPPKPLDAAALSSETPGDTRQYFAKWLTSPENPFFARNIVNRVWRNFMGRGLIEPVDDLRDTNPATNEELLDALVKDFIAHDYDVDYLVRTIMQSATYQTSSRPLKENVDDEKYGSHYLIKRLPAEVLLDAYSQITQVPEKFDGYPVGMRGMQLPDTAVKSYFLTAFGRPVRQQTRESERSSVPTITQALHIINGDTLNNKLRASGSSLDMLIRLGFSDDQIVDYLYRSAFSRPATDSERTALVQGLASAEQEKVAGMDDPRRAALIDLSWALLTSKEFMFNH, encoded by the coding sequence ATGCAGAGCAAGTACCTGCAGAAGTTTCTGCCTGTCGTTGCATTCGTTGCGATGCTTGGTGGAATCCCTGCTCCGCGCAGCGCTCTTGCTTCCGCACCTGGACAAGCTGCGGCAGTCCGGGTTCCGAATGATGCTCCGTTTCATCCAGCCGGGACGCTCAAACCCGAAGCAACAACGACTGACAACACTGCGCCGCCCCCAAAGCCAGTTACATCCCTGGCCACACTTACCCGGATTGAGATTTTGCCGGCTTCCGTCGTAATCAGCGGACCGCGAAACGGCCAGCGTCTGCTCGTAGAAGGAACCTTCGCCGACGGGCATCAGGAAGATCTCACTTCGCGCTCTACCTTCACCATCTCGGACTCGAAGGTTGCTAACGTTGACAAAGATCGCTCCGTTGATCCGCAGGCCGATGGGCAGGCGACAATTACCGCGTCCTTGGCGGGTCATCGCGCGACTGCTCCCCTCACCGTCAAAGACTATCGGACCGCATCGACCTGGAGCTTTCGCAACGACGTGCTCCCGGTCATGACCAAGATGGGTTGTAACTCGGGGCCTTGCCACGGCGCAGCCGCAGGCAAGAATGGATTTAAGCTGACTCTGCGCGGGTATGACCCCGTCGTCGATTACTACACTCTGACCCATCAGGCCAACGCCCGGCGCACCGACAGGATAGAGCCAGCCCATAGCCTGATCCTCCTCAAGCCTACGCTCACCATTCCGCACGGCGGCGGACGGCGTTTCGACGTCAACTCACCGGAATACAAGGTGATTGCCGGGTGGCTCGCGCAAGGCATGCCAGCCCCTCTGGAATCAGACCCGCGCGTAACGGAGATACGCGTTTTACCCGCCGAGGCCTCGCTCCGAATCGGAGCCGAGCAGCAACTCATTGTCACGGCAGTATTTTCCGACGGGCACACAGCAGACGTTACGCGCTGGTCCAAATTTGACAGCGGCGATGAAGGCGTTGCCAGCGTTGACGGCAATGGCCACGTTATCATGCGTGGCTATGGCGAGGCTCCAGTTACGGTCTGGTATCAGAGCCACGTAACATTTTCCCGGCTGCGCATTCCCTTCCCACGCAGGCTGGAGCAGGTCGTCTTCACCAAAGCGCCACGGCATAACTTCATCGATGACGCAATTCTGAAGCACCTCGCGATACTGCACATTCCGCCCTCGCCGCCTGCATCCGACGCTGAATTCCTACGCCGGGCTTATCTCGACGCGGCGGGAATTCTGCCCACTCCATCCGAGGCCGACGCCTTCCTCAAAGATGCTTCACCAGACAAGCGCAATAAGCTGATCGACGCCCTGTTGAAGCTGCCCGAGTTTGTCGATTACTGGGCCTATAAGTGGTCCGATCTGTTGCTGGTTTCAAGCAATCACCTTTCCAGCGACGAAATGTGGAGTTACTACAACTGGATTCGGGAGAGCGTGGCAAACGACACGCCGTGGAATAAGTTCGCAGCGCAGATTGTGACTGCGACCGGCAACACGCTCCAAAATGGAGCGGCCAATTATTGGCTCATCCATCGCGATCCTCTGGACACTTCAGAGAATATGGCGCAGGCCTTCATGGGCATCAACATCAGCTGCGCCCACTGCCACAACCATCCTCTGGCCAAGTGGACCCAGAAAGACTATTACGGCATGGCCAATCTCTTTGCGCGTGTTCGGCTCAAGACATTTGCGCCATCCGGCTTCCGAACCGCTGTTGGCCCACTCTTCAACAACGTGACCGTCTATTCCGCACCCACCGGCGAGTTCATGGATGATCGCCTGATGATTCCGCTGCCGCCCAAGCCGCTCGATGCTGCGGCTCTTTCGAGCGAAACTCCCGGCGACACCCGTCAGTATTTCGCCAAGTGGCTCACTAGTCCCGAGAACCCATTCTTTGCTCGCAATATTGTCAATCGCGTCTGGCGCAACTTCATGGGTCGCGGACTGATCGAGCCGGTCGACGATCTTCGCGATACAAATCCAGCAACCAATGAAGAGTTACTCGACGCACTGGTGAAAGACTTCATCGCTCATGACTACGATGTTGATTATCTGGTCCGCACCATCATGCAATCGGCGACTTATCAAACTTCATCGAGACCACTGAAAGAAAACGTAGACGACGAAAAGTACGGCTCTCATTATTTGATCAAGCGCCTTCCAGCCGAGGTGCTGCTCGATGCTTATTCACAGATCACCCAGGTTCCGGAGAAATTCGATGGTTATCCCGTCGGGATGCGCGGGATGCAGCTTCCCGATACCGCGGTGAAGTCCTACTTTCTCACCGCCTTCGGACGGCCCGTTCGGCAGCAGACGCGCGAGAGCGAGCGAAGCTCAGTGCCCACAATCACGCAGGCGCTGCACATCATCAACGGAGACACACTCAATAACAAGCTGCGCGCTTCGGGCAGCTCGCTGGATATGCTGATCCGCCTCGGCTTCTCCGACGATCAGATCGTGGACTATCTCTATCGCTCGGCCTTCAGCCGTCCAGCGACCGACTCTGAGCGTACCGCGCTCGTACAGGGTCTCGCTTCCGCCGAGCAGGAAAAGGTCGCGGGCATGGACGATCCACGTCGTGCCGCGCTAATCGACCTGTCGTGGGCCCTGTTGACCAGCAAAGAGTTTATGTTCAATCACTGA
- a CDS encoding DUF1501 domain-containing protein — protein MFRLDADKRVHFCDGVTRRDFLHAGSLAFLGLSMPEFYRLKALGAVKPDKDVSCIQLMLVGGPSQLDTWDMKPESPASIRGPFKPIKTNVSGIEISEIFPRMAIHADKFALLRSVYHTAAAVHDTGCQMMQTGRLFQGGLESPNYGSVLRFEKGARGDMPPNVLLPYMIGQLGGNLPHGDTAGFLGKGYDPFVLNADPAAPDFKVPDMLPPEYISAVRVDRRRSWRAEVDKSVQYFEETNQDTKLMDATFNQAYTLMTSAKAREAFELNQEPEEVRKRYGMNRFGQGCLLARRLVERGVRFVTLNMFETVFNDITWDIHGSAPFSPISCYSELVGPMFDNAYSSLLEDLSQRGLLDSTLVLATGEFGRTPRINPAGGRDHWPQCWTVVFAGGGIKGGNIVGASDTIGAAPQDRPVTPSHVAATVYKCLGIPVDTILKTPQGRDVRLVDHGFDPIEELLI, from the coding sequence ATGTTCCGGCTGGATGCGGATAAACGAGTTCACTTCTGCGATGGTGTGACGCGCCGCGACTTTCTGCATGCAGGATCACTCGCGTTCCTCGGCCTTTCCATGCCCGAATTTTATCGGCTCAAAGCCCTGGGAGCCGTAAAGCCTGACAAAGACGTAAGTTGCATCCAGTTAATGCTGGTAGGCGGCCCCAGCCAGCTCGACACGTGGGATATGAAGCCGGAATCACCGGCCTCAATTCGCGGACCGTTCAAGCCAATCAAAACCAATGTTTCCGGGATCGAAATCTCGGAGATTTTTCCCCGCATGGCGATACATGCGGATAAGTTCGCATTGCTCCGCTCTGTTTATCACACGGCCGCTGCTGTCCACGATACAGGCTGCCAGATGATGCAGACGGGTAGGTTATTTCAAGGAGGCCTTGAGTCGCCAAATTACGGTTCGGTACTGCGATTTGAAAAAGGCGCTCGTGGAGATATGCCACCCAACGTGCTGCTGCCATACATGATCGGGCAGCTTGGCGGCAATTTGCCGCACGGAGACACAGCGGGATTTCTCGGCAAGGGCTATGATCCTTTCGTCTTGAATGCCGATCCCGCCGCCCCTGACTTCAAGGTGCCGGACATGCTTCCGCCGGAATACATTTCGGCAGTCCGCGTGGATCGAAGACGAAGTTGGCGTGCAGAAGTAGACAAATCCGTTCAGTATTTCGAGGAAACGAATCAAGATACGAAGCTGATGGACGCGACCTTCAATCAGGCTTATACGCTGATGACCTCTGCGAAGGCGCGCGAGGCCTTTGAACTGAACCAGGAACCAGAAGAGGTTCGCAAGCGTTACGGCATGAACCGCTTTGGACAGGGCTGCCTGCTCGCGCGCAGGCTGGTCGAGCGTGGAGTCCGCTTCGTAACCCTCAACATGTTCGAGACAGTCTTCAACGACATTACCTGGGACATACACGGCTCTGCTCCTTTCAGCCCAATTAGCTGTTACAGCGAGTTAGTCGGGCCGATGTTTGACAACGCTTACAGTTCTCTGCTGGAAGACCTGAGCCAGCGTGGATTGCTCGACAGCACGCTCGTACTGGCTACGGGCGAATTCGGACGTACGCCGCGCATCAATCCCGCAGGTGGCCGCGACCACTGGCCGCAGTGCTGGACCGTTGTATTTGCCGGGGGCGGCATCAAGGGCGGAAACATCGTCGGCGCATCCGACACAATCGGCGCGGCGCCTCAGGACCGCCCGGTAACGCCCTCGCATGTTGCAGCGACGGTTTACAAGTGTCTCGGCATACCGGTTGACACGATCTTGAAGACTCCGCAAGGGCGCGACGTGCGGCTTGTGGATCACGGCTTCGACCCGATAGAAGAACTTCTGATTTAG
- a CDS encoding CsbD family protein encodes MTSSTTPTSGTHDQVEGKVHEVKGAVKQKIGHVTNNPRLEDEGAAERISGVVEKKVGDIKKVFEK; translated from the coding sequence ATGACATCATCCACAACACCAACATCAGGCACCCACGATCAGGTGGAGGGCAAGGTCCATGAAGTGAAGGGCGCGGTGAAACAGAAGATCGGACACGTCACCAACAATCCCCGGCTTGAAGACGAAGGCGCTGCCGAAAGAATCAGCGGCGTCGTCGAAAAGAAGGTGGGCGATATCAAGAAAGTCTTCGAGAAGTAG
- a CDS encoding PA14 domain-containing protein → MITGRLNSLLNQPLHLLVVLSVILVLSTCLPANGRVAEIPVPQDLKSSEFTVLVNGKPTDVVHAAASYDFANIDTNGPVKITITAAEDGFWDHGVDIQPWRLGIRPVRKGRTIEFLLRDPAKLSISRPQDFLNHAKMLFLFVSRPPIAPTRRMTEQPGFHFVGPGEHRGSLNPKSGETWYLAPGAVIFGSLNLWKVQNVTVTGRGVIVYNGPQNPEDDEGWMQKPDWHCIGALQSHHIHISGLTCVVRSRTWSIQMKDSTDFEYDDVRVIGGNPGNANQDGMDWLGGGDAVIRDSFFRASDDVFAIQGNWDGYGHDALVAPGQDVSNILVEHSVLSTSISNIVRAGWPQKTFNSRNFTLRDSDILQGGIGSCGLPFALFTFWGAQGAKGQHSGYTFENLWLDDWYSLFQIEQEQPDLHGFTFRNIWALGQPPLIPSRLQGQVKDVHLDNVKYGQTALTANGNVPVGVTGGAQQPTYAAVDKSIRAAFSITPEVLQPGMPATFTADEVAGRAAAGLRYTWIFGDGTIAHGRRVRHRYPDAMGTELDGTDTSGKGGTGAGGFRVLLQVQDKQGHQDWAEQNVTVVGRWQSATARGKTLPGLQYRVYPGTWPELPAFAAETPTSDGVAPNLAAVQTGGFTRFAVSYDGFVDVPRDGGYSFSLMVRDGSRLFIDGQLIAQTGPPFGEVCGSPVNAMRYAKGTIGLRAGKHTLRLEALESTSPGSPRLLWEGPGIGLADLPAGTLSHGGVATIQPRPGITVSSVSP, encoded by the coding sequence ATGATCACGGGAAGACTGAATTCCCTGCTGAATCAGCCACTGCATCTCCTTGTTGTGCTGTCAGTTATCTTGGTTCTCTCGACCTGCCTCCCAGCTAACGGGCGCGTCGCCGAGATTCCCGTTCCCCAAGATCTCAAGTCCTCCGAATTTACAGTTCTTGTCAATGGCAAACCAACAGACGTCGTGCACGCGGCGGCCAGCTACGACTTTGCCAACATCGACACAAACGGTCCAGTAAAGATCACGATTACTGCGGCCGAGGATGGCTTCTGGGACCATGGCGTCGATATTCAGCCCTGGCGATTAGGTATCAGGCCTGTGCGCAAAGGCCGCACAATTGAATTCCTGCTCAGAGACCCGGCAAAGCTCTCAATCTCCCGCCCTCAGGATTTTCTCAATCACGCGAAAATGCTTTTTCTCTTTGTATCGCGTCCCCCCATCGCGCCCACGAGGAGAATGACAGAGCAGCCTGGATTCCACTTCGTTGGCCCAGGCGAGCATCGCGGGAGCCTGAACCCAAAGAGCGGTGAAACCTGGTACCTTGCGCCGGGAGCGGTGATCTTTGGCAGCCTCAACCTGTGGAAGGTCCAGAACGTGACCGTGACGGGCCGCGGCGTGATCGTCTATAACGGCCCGCAAAACCCCGAGGACGACGAGGGCTGGATGCAAAAGCCGGACTGGCATTGCATCGGAGCACTGCAATCGCATCACATTCACATCAGCGGACTGACCTGCGTCGTGCGCAGCCGCACCTGGTCGATCCAGATGAAGGACTCGACCGACTTTGAGTACGACGACGTGCGCGTCATCGGCGGAAACCCCGGCAACGCCAACCAGGACGGAATGGACTGGTTGGGCGGCGGCGATGCCGTCATTCGCGATTCCTTCTTCCGCGCCTCGGACGATGTCTTTGCCATTCAGGGAAACTGGGACGGGTATGGACACGATGCGCTCGTAGCTCCGGGCCAGGATGTATCCAACATCCTGGTCGAACATAGCGTCCTCTCCACCAGCATCTCGAATATCGTACGCGCCGGATGGCCCCAGAAGACATTTAACTCCCGCAATTTCACGCTGCGCGACTCAGACATTCTGCAAGGCGGTATCGGCTCATGCGGGCTGCCGTTTGCGCTCTTCACCTTCTGGGGCGCTCAGGGGGCGAAAGGACAGCACAGCGGCTACACATTCGAAAATCTCTGGCTGGATGACTGGTATTCCCTCTTCCAGATCGAGCAGGAGCAGCCCGATCTCCACGGCTTCACCTTCCGCAATATCTGGGCTCTCGGGCAGCCGCCATTGATCCCCTCGCGACTACAGGGCCAGGTGAAAGATGTGCATCTGGACAATGTGAAATACGGCCAGACGGCGTTGACAGCAAACGGCAATGTGCCCGTGGGAGTCACTGGCGGCGCTCAACAACCCACATACGCAGCCGTGGACAAATCAATCCGGGCCGCATTCAGCATAACCCCCGAGGTACTGCAACCGGGCATGCCGGCAACATTTACGGCAGATGAGGTTGCTGGTCGCGCTGCGGCTGGCCTTCGATACACTTGGATCTTTGGGGACGGAACAATCGCCCACGGCAGGCGCGTGCGGCATCGCTATCCCGATGCGATGGGCACTGAGTTGGACGGGACCGACACGAGCGGCAAAGGTGGCACGGGAGCGGGTGGATTTCGAGTGCTGCTGCAAGTACAGGACAAACAGGGACACCAGGACTGGGCGGAGCAGAATGTCACTGTCGTCGGGCGATGGCAGTCTGCTACGGCCCGGGGTAAGACTCTGCCTGGCTTGCAATACCGTGTTTACCCCGGAACATGGCCCGAGTTGCCCGCATTCGCCGCAGAGACTCCGACCTCAGACGGTGTTGCACCGAATCTGGCAGCGGTCCAAACAGGCGGATTCACACGATTTGCAGTCTCTTACGACGGATTCGTCGACGTTCCGAGAGACGGAGGGTACAGCTTTTCCCTGATGGTAAGGGACGGCTCTCGGCTCTTCATCGACGGACAACTCATCGCGCAGACCGGTCCACCCTTCGGAGAAGTCTGCGGTTCGCCGGTGAATGCAATGCGCTACGCAAAGGGAACGATCGGGCTCCGCGCCGGCAAACACACCCTGAGACTGGAAGCGCTGGAATCGACGAGCCCAGGCAGCCCGCGGCTCCTCTGGGAGGGGCCCGGAATCGGCTTGGCCGATCTTCCCGCCGGCACTCTCAGCCATGGAGGCGTGGCCACCATACAGCCCCGGCCTGGCATCACGGTGAGCTCGGTCAGTCCATAA